From Bacillus sp. FSL K6-3431, the proteins below share one genomic window:
- a CDS encoding Gfo/Idh/MocA family protein, translating to MEKIRVGMIGTGGISHWHARQLIELDDAVICGIADPSSQNRDKMVSEYKLDGVRQFADYKEMLVDVELDAVVICSPHTLHFQQAMDVLNSGCHVLIEKPMACSQKEAKQLIETSERLGKVLQVSYQRHFQPEFLFIRDAIANGTIGKLTSVTASLYQEWGQGTAGSWRQNPALSGGGMLMDSGSHIIDVLLWTTGLSPLEVTTQMQQHDTPVELDSFTSIRFENDVIAGLNIVGYAPCWHETYVFCGDNGGIFYDNGKITIRRLREEPIIPQLPKQTTNQDKSFIDAILGKHEVLVPGNFAKEVVKLTEMIYRAAGYSPLESKESSLL from the coding sequence ATGGAGAAAATTCGAGTTGGAATGATTGGAACAGGTGGAATTTCTCATTGGCATGCAAGGCAGTTAATAGAACTAGATGATGCAGTTATTTGCGGAATCGCTGATCCAAGTTCGCAAAATAGAGATAAAATGGTCTCCGAATATAAATTGGATGGGGTCAGACAGTTTGCCGATTATAAGGAAATGTTGGTGGATGTTGAGCTTGATGCTGTTGTTATTTGTTCGCCACATACGCTTCATTTTCAGCAAGCAATGGATGTGTTGAATAGCGGATGTCATGTGTTGATTGAAAAGCCAATGGCCTGTTCGCAAAAGGAGGCTAAACAATTAATAGAGACATCAGAACGACTAGGAAAAGTGCTACAAGTATCCTATCAACGTCATTTTCAACCTGAATTCTTGTTTATTCGAGATGCGATTGCAAATGGTACGATTGGAAAGCTAACATCTGTAACTGCATCCCTTTATCAGGAATGGGGACAAGGAACAGCTGGTTCATGGCGCCAAAACCCTGCTCTATCCGGCGGGGGGATGTTAATGGACTCAGGCAGTCATATTATTGATGTTCTTCTTTGGACAACAGGATTATCTCCATTGGAAGTAACAACACAAATGCAACAGCACGATACTCCAGTTGAACTGGATTCCTTCACATCGATTCGCTTTGAAAATGATGTGATTGCAGGCTTGAATATTGTGGGTTATGCACCATGTTGGCATGAAACGTATGTATTCTGTGGCGATAATGGCGGAATTTTTTACGATAATGGAAAAATAACGATTCGTAGACTAAGAGAAGAACCTATTATACCTCAACTTCCAAAGCAAACAACGAATCAAGACAAAAGTTTTATTGATGCAATCTTAGGAAAACATGAGGTTTTAGTGCCAGGGAATTTTGCGAAAGAAGTAGTCAAGCTAACAGAAATGATTTATCGGGCAGCGGGATATAGCCCATTAGAAAGTAAAGAATCAAGTTTACTATAG
- a CDS encoding phytanoyl-CoA dioxygenase family protein has product MRKIRLSYIQRKELFEKGYVHIPGVIPQAMLNEVRKAINHSLGEEGMDKEELATFRSQSYCPELQYTPVISDLYHRTPIHDLVDSVIDTTKIFPINGAQIALRFPRLDDPAPEARPHIDGMYSPNNGVTEGTIQNFTALVGVLLSDLTEDDAGNFTVWPGTHRTFESYFSENGPEVLLNGMPPVEMPEPIQIKGKAGDIVFCHYQLAHGIGPNISPDIRYAVFFRINHVEVKNDWKAPMSNIWMHYKENMQVFEIEDKVTTE; this is encoded by the coding sequence GTGAGAAAAATAAGATTATCATATATCCAAAGGAAAGAGCTATTTGAAAAGGGATATGTTCATATCCCAGGAGTAATTCCGCAGGCAATGTTGAACGAAGTAAGGAAAGCAATCAATCATTCCCTCGGTGAAGAGGGGATGGACAAAGAGGAACTTGCAACATTCCGTTCACAGTCGTATTGTCCTGAACTACAATATACACCTGTAATTTCGGACCTATATCATAGAACACCCATACATGACCTTGTTGACTCTGTCATAGATACTACAAAGATTTTTCCGATAAATGGTGCTCAAATTGCTCTACGCTTTCCAAGGCTGGATGATCCTGCGCCAGAAGCAAGACCGCATATTGATGGCATGTATTCACCTAATAACGGGGTAACTGAAGGAACTATTCAAAATTTCACAGCACTAGTGGGTGTTTTATTAAGCGACTTGACAGAAGATGATGCAGGGAACTTTACCGTTTGGCCGGGAACACATCGAACGTTCGAAAGTTATTTCAGTGAGAACGGTCCAGAAGTTTTATTAAATGGTATGCCACCAGTTGAAATGCCTGAGCCGATTCAAATAAAAGGCAAGGCTGGTGATATTGTATTCTGTCATTATCAGTTAGCACATGGAATTGGGCCTAATATTTCACCGGATATTCGATATGCAGTCTTTTTTCGAATCAATCATGTAGAGGTAAAAAATGACTGGAAAGCCCCGATGAGTAATATTTGGATGCATTATAAAGAAAATATGCAAGTATTTGAAATAGAAGATAAAGTGACAACTGAATAA